In a genomic window of Natranaerovirga pectinivora:
- a CDS encoding DUF4349 domain-containing protein, translating to MKFNTKGFLFTIFITIVLLSGCGSKSENYDPAPAPMPTPSSPAESPREVPRFDSDEQVSNESILLSTDRKIIHTKNILMETLDFDAAREDVNMLVNQYAGYIENADITGTGINNRFNGNRSAYYKFRIPTERMTLFVEDLMALGNVTQENSSAEDVTLQYFDLDARIKSLVIKEERLLNLLEQGTELKDIIELEKSLADTRYEIESYISRLSRLENQVSFGTVTLNLREVIEITEIKDPPKTFREKVSSGFIDSVETVKNIIVETVIFIIVILPYVIVLGILLLIYLIVKKYYKAKSKTGSTKEINKKEDK from the coding sequence ATGAAGTTTAATACCAAAGGGTTTTTATTTACAATATTTATTACAATAGTTCTTTTATCTGGTTGCGGATCTAAGTCAGAGAATTACGATCCAGCCCCAGCGCCCATGCCCACACCGTCATCACCGGCGGAATCGCCAAGAGAAGTACCAAGGTTTGATTCTGATGAACAAGTGAGTAATGAATCTATTCTTTTAAGTACAGACAGGAAGATTATACATACAAAAAATATTCTTATGGAAACCTTAGATTTTGATGCTGCCAGAGAAGATGTTAATATGTTAGTCAACCAATATGCTGGTTATATAGAAAATGCAGATATAACTGGGACTGGAATAAACAATCGATTCAATGGGAATAGAAGTGCCTACTATAAATTTAGGATTCCAACAGAAAGAATGACCTTATTTGTAGAGGATTTAATGGCATTAGGAAATGTTACTCAAGAAAATAGTTCTGCTGAAGATGTTACATTACAGTATTTTGATCTTGATGCTAGGATTAAATCTTTGGTTATAAAAGAAGAAAGGTTACTTAATCTTTTAGAACAAGGTACTGAGCTGAAGGATATTATAGAGTTAGAGAAAAGTTTAGCAGATACCCGATATGAAATCGAAAGTTATATATCTAGACTGAGTAGATTAGAGAATCAAGTATCATTTGGTACAGTAACCCTTAATCTTAGAGAAGTAATAGAGATTACAGAAATTAAAGACCCTCCTAAAACATTTAGAGAAAAGGTTTCATCTGGTTTTATAGATTCAGTGGAGACGGTGAAAAACATTATCGTAGAGACAGTAATTTTTATTATAGTTATATTACCATATGTAATTGTTTTAGGTATTCTTCTGCTGATATATTTAATTGTTAAAAAATATTATAAGGCTAAAAGCAAAACAGGTAGTACTAAAGAAATTAATAAAAAGGAAGATAAATAA
- a CDS encoding tetratricopeptide repeat-containing glycosyltransferase family 2 protein, with amino-acid sequence MITISLCMIVKNEEEIIDRCLTSVADLVDEIIIVDTGSRDNTKKVIEKYNPQIYDFQWTDNFSEARNYAFSKATKEYILWLDADDIILEKDRKKIKVLKEKLDDSIDVVMMKYDLGKDKEASTITFYRERLLKREKEFKWVEPVHEYIDVSGKIVKVDISITHKKNKERSERNLRILENYIDNNSEINPRNYYYYGRELQHLGYYEKAINILEEFLLMDFKHPSFYLDACMDLFKAYKKLDRKKDALRSLYKSFEFDLPRAEICCLLGQYYIQEKDYNKAIFWYEMALRLEKPETMSFCMPDCYDFTPYIYLSLCHMKLEDYEKASNYNELASGVKPNHPAVKKNNIVLALLKKRPSNE; translated from the coding sequence TTGATTACAATAAGTTTATGTATGATTGTAAAAAATGAAGAAGAAATTATTGATAGGTGCTTAACGAGTGTTGCTGATTTAGTAGATGAAATAATTATAGTTGATACAGGGTCAAGGGATAACACTAAAAAAGTTATTGAAAAATATAACCCTCAAATATATGACTTTCAATGGACGGACAATTTTTCAGAAGCAAGAAATTATGCTTTTTCAAAAGCAACGAAGGAGTATATTCTATGGTTAGATGCAGATGATATTATATTAGAAAAAGACAGAAAAAAGATAAAGGTTTTAAAAGAAAAACTAGATGATTCCATTGATGTAGTAATGATGAAATATGATTTAGGAAAAGATAAAGAGGCTTCAACCATTACTTTTTATAGGGAGAGATTATTAAAAAGAGAAAAAGAGTTTAAATGGGTGGAACCTGTTCATGAGTATATTGATGTTTCAGGTAAGATCGTTAAAGTAGATATCAGTATAACCCATAAGAAGAACAAAGAAAGGTCCGAAAGAAATTTACGTATTTTAGAAAATTATATTGATAACAATTCTGAGATAAATCCAAGAAATTATTATTATTATGGCAGGGAACTTCAACACCTAGGATACTATGAAAAGGCAATTAACATATTGGAAGAATTTTTATTAATGGACTTTAAACACCCTTCGTTTTACTTAGATGCTTGTATGGATTTGTTTAAAGCATATAAAAAACTAGATAGAAAAAAAGACGCTTTAAGATCCCTTTATAAAAGTTTTGAATTTGATTTACCTAGAGCTGAAATATGTTGTTTACTTGGGCAATATTATATACAAGAAAAAGATTATAACAAAGCTATTTTTTGGTATGAAATGGCACTAAGATTAGAAAAGCCAGAAACTATGAGTTTTTGTATGCCTGATTGTTATGATTTTACCCCATATATATATCTAAGTCTATGTCATATGAAATTAGAGGATTATGAAAAAGCATCTAATTATAATGAATTGGCATCTGGTGTTAAACCGAATCATCCTGCTGTTAAAAAAAACAATATTGTGTTAGCTTTGCTGAAAAAGAGACCCTCAAATGAATGA
- a CDS encoding L,D-transpeptidase family protein — protein MLYTVKPGDTLSKISSQFNVPLNAIIYANQITTPDRIRVGQQIILPDETNNPFSVLVDTKKNQLKLKVNNKEVKTYSVATGKPATPSPKGNWKIIKKGLWGGVFGGFFMEIDVPHGIYGIHGTDKPWSIGKSVSNGCIRMYSNQARELYYMLPIGTLVEII, from the coding sequence ATGCTATATACTGTAAAACCAGGTGATACTTTATCCAAAATAAGTAGTCAGTTCAATGTGCCACTCAATGCAATTATTTATGCCAATCAGATAACAACGCCAGATAGGATTCGTGTTGGTCAGCAAATTATCTTGCCAGATGAAACCAATAACCCTTTTTCTGTTTTAGTAGACACAAAAAAGAATCAATTAAAATTAAAAGTAAATAACAAAGAAGTAAAAACGTACAGCGTTGCTACAGGCAAACCTGCAACCCCTTCTCCTAAAGGCAACTGGAAAATTATAAAAAAAGGGCTTTGGGGTGGTGTATTTGGTGGTTTTTTTATGGAAATCGATGTTCCCCATGGCATCTACGGTATTCACGGCACAGATAAACCATGGTCCATTGGTAAATCTGTAAGCAATGGGTGTATTCGTATGTATAGCAATCAAGCCAGAGAACTTTATTATATGTTGCCAATAGGAACCCTTGTTGAGATTATATAG
- a CDS encoding transposase — MERNDNKCTLILACANTYRHWSKEILNAFKYRYTDGPTEGFNNKIKVLKRVSYGVRNFHRFRNRILHITN; from the coding sequence ATTGAAAGGAATGATAATAAGTGCACTCTAATTCTAGCTTGTGCAAATACATATAGACACTGGTCTAAAGAAATACTAAATGCTTTTAAATATAGATACACCGATGGTCCCACAGAAGGATTTAATAATAAAATAAAAGTATTAAAACGTGTTTCATATGGCGTTAGAAATTTCCACAGATTTAGAAATCGTATTTTACACATTACAAATTAA
- a CDS encoding HlyC/CorC family transporter produces MDGGSNTLIFVYGILILFSAYFSAAETAFSSFNRIRLKNMANSGNKKALKTLELSENFDNVLSAILIGNNIVNIALASIATVIFTYYFNDKGVIISTVVTTVLVLTFGEITPKSLAKESPERFAMFFTPVIRGLVFGFIPLNFLFAYWKKILSKVLKTQNANTITQAELITLVDEVESEGGINRHEGEIIRSAIEFNDLNVEEILTPRVNVVAINENASISEIKSLFINHGYSRIPVYRETVDNINGVILEKDFYHMLHNEKDDIQSIIKNIVCVAPHMKISELLRTLQHSKSHIAVVVDEYGGTMGIVTMEDILEELVGEIWDEHDEIIEHFSKISEGKYLIYCNADLEDLFEQFELKSKSEDYDAVTVSGWVVQECGRIPKKGDSFIYENLKVVVTKTDSKRVLEITVEVMNEDERADSD; encoded by the coding sequence ATGGATGGTGGAAGTAATACGTTAATATTTGTTTATGGGATTTTAATTTTATTCTCTGCATATTTTTCAGCTGCAGAAACGGCTTTTTCAAGTTTTAACCGAATAAGATTGAAGAATATGGCAAACAGTGGCAATAAAAAAGCCTTGAAAACCTTAGAGCTATCAGAGAATTTTGATAATGTTCTTTCGGCTATTTTGATAGGCAATAATATTGTAAATATAGCTTTAGCATCTATTGCTACAGTAATCTTTACATATTATTTTAACGATAAAGGTGTGATTATTTCTACAGTAGTAACAACAGTTTTAGTACTAACTTTTGGAGAAATTACACCAAAAAGCCTTGCCAAGGAATCGCCTGAGAGATTTGCAATGTTTTTTACCCCAGTTATTAGAGGTTTAGTATTTGGTTTTATTCCTCTGAATTTTTTGTTTGCTTATTGGAAAAAAATACTCTCAAAGGTTCTTAAAACACAAAATGCCAATACAATTACTCAAGCAGAATTAATTACTCTTGTAGATGAAGTTGAAAGTGAAGGTGGAATAAATCGGCATGAAGGTGAAATTATTAGATCGGCTATAGAATTTAATGATCTTAATGTTGAAGAAATTCTTACCCCTAGGGTGAATGTAGTTGCAATTAATGAAAATGCTTCAATTAGCGAAATTAAAAGTTTATTTATAAATCACGGGTATTCAAGGATTCCTGTTTATAGAGAGACAGTGGATAATATCAATGGTGTTATACTGGAAAAAGACTTTTATCATATGCTTCATAATGAAAAAGATGATATACAGTCGATTATAAAAAACATAGTATGTGTTGCACCACATATGAAAATTTCTGAACTTTTAAGAACATTACAACATTCTAAATCTCACATAGCTGTTGTTGTTGATGAATATGGTGGCACAATGGGAATCGTGACCATGGAAGATATTCTAGAAGAATTAGTTGGAGAGATATGGGATGAACATGATGAGATTATTGAACACTTTTCTAAAATCAGTGAGGGTAAGTACCTTATTTACTGTAATGCGGACTTGGAAGATTTGTTTGAACAGTTTGAACTTAAAAGTAAAAGTGAAGACTATGATGCTGTAACAGTAAGTGGTTGGGTGGTGCAAGAGTGCGGAAGAATTCCTAAAAAGGGAGATAGTTTTATATATGAGAATCTTAAAGTAGTTGTCACAAAAACCGACTCCAAACGGGTGCTTGAGATAACAGTAGAGGTAATGAATGAAGATGAAAGAGCAGATTCTGATTAA
- a CDS encoding DNA topoisomerase gives MSKALFIAEKPSVAIEFAKAMKINTNKSDGYLESDRAVFTWCVGHLVSMSYPEKYDPSLKKWRLEHLPFLPKEYKYEIINAVKKQFNVVKALLNRDDINVIYVCTDSGREGEYIYRLVDQMAGVHSKDKKRVWIDSQTEDEILRGIKEAKPLSDYDHLSEAAYLRAKEDYLMGINFSRLLTLRYGPSVSDYIGADYTVIAVGRVMTCVLGMIVKREREIREFVKKPFYKINANFNYDGLTYEGEWKAVEGSKFFNSPLLDRDNGFNNEKDAQDFVEYLLNDNIPTQSIIDKVERKKEKKNPPLLYNLAELQNECSKNYKLSPDETLKIAQELYEKKLVTYPRTDARVLSTAVAKEIHKNIKGMTSYGPIKEAATFVIEKEKHKGFSKTKYVNDKMITDHYAIIPTGQGISTVYKLSPQVQKVYELIARRFIAVFYDPAVYQKLTIETKIKNETFFTSFKVCIDQGFQDVLYVNTKEQNGEVDLNKYKELKKGTQLIAEELEVKTGESSPPKRYNSGNIILAMENAGQLIEDEELRSQIKGSGIGTSATRAEILKKLISIHYIDLNKKTQILTPTGLGEIIYDIVDNSINSLLNPELTASWEKGLDLVANGEINSEEYMAKLEKYIMDKVQRVIGMNNQNMLFAKFKAIPKEVLDKTIKVSSSKKKDLEGSKSRGKGICKCFACETGEMFENSKAFFCSNWRSGCKFSIWKDTLKPYGQKVDEKLVKALGADGVVKGVELILPQTQEKGIGDVVVNKDCNGSALEIKNFKRV, from the coding sequence ATGAGTAAAGCGTTATTTATTGCAGAAAAGCCTAGTGTTGCAATTGAGTTTGCAAAAGCTATGAAGATTAATACAAATAAAAGTGATGGGTATTTAGAGTCAGATAGGGCTGTATTTACTTGGTGCGTTGGTCATTTAGTAAGTATGAGCTATCCTGAAAAATATGACCCCTCTTTAAAAAAATGGAGATTAGAACATCTTCCTTTTCTTCCTAAAGAGTATAAATATGAAATTATTAATGCTGTAAAAAAACAGTTTAATGTTGTTAAAGCATTATTAAATAGAGATGATATTAATGTGATTTACGTATGTACTGACTCGGGAAGAGAAGGAGAATACATATATAGATTAGTGGACCAAATGGCTGGGGTACATAGTAAAGATAAAAAAAGGGTTTGGATTGATTCCCAAACTGAGGATGAGATCCTTAGAGGCATAAAAGAAGCCAAGCCTTTAAGTGACTATGATCATTTGTCAGAGGCAGCTTATTTAAGAGCAAAAGAAGACTATTTAATGGGGATTAATTTTTCTAGGTTGCTTACTTTAAGATATGGGCCTTCTGTGAGTGATTATATTGGTGCGGATTATACAGTTATTGCGGTAGGACGAGTAATGACTTGTGTCCTTGGGATGATAGTAAAAAGAGAAAGAGAAATACGAGAGTTTGTTAAAAAGCCCTTTTACAAAATAAATGCTAACTTTAATTATGATGGTTTAACCTATGAAGGGGAATGGAAAGCTGTTGAAGGCAGTAAATTTTTTAATTCTCCATTATTAGATAGAGACAATGGGTTTAATAATGAAAAGGATGCACAAGATTTTGTTGAATATTTATTAAATGATAATATTCCTACTCAAAGTATTATTGATAAAGTAGAGAGAAAAAAAGAAAAGAAAAATCCACCTTTACTATACAATCTTGCAGAGTTGCAAAATGAATGTTCTAAGAATTATAAATTAAGTCCAGATGAGACTTTGAAAATTGCTCAAGAATTGTATGAAAAGAAGTTGGTGACTTATCCAAGAACAGATGCAAGGGTTTTATCAACTGCCGTGGCTAAAGAAATTCATAAAAATATTAAAGGTATGACAAGTTATGGACCGATAAAAGAGGCAGCTACTTTTGTTATAGAAAAAGAGAAACATAAAGGGTTTTCAAAAACTAAGTATGTAAATGATAAGATGATAACGGATCACTATGCTATTATACCTACAGGTCAGGGGATATCTACTGTATATAAACTGTCTCCACAAGTGCAGAAAGTCTATGAATTAATTGCTAGACGTTTTATAGCTGTTTTCTATGATCCAGCAGTGTATCAAAAGCTTACAATAGAAACGAAAATCAAAAATGAAACATTTTTTACTTCTTTTAAAGTATGTATTGATCAGGGATTCCAAGATGTTTTATACGTGAATACTAAGGAACAAAATGGAGAAGTAGACTTAAATAAGTACAAGGAACTAAAAAAAGGGACTCAATTAATAGCAGAAGAATTAGAAGTTAAAACAGGAGAAAGCTCTCCACCAAAAAGATACAATTCAGGTAATATCATTCTTGCAATGGAGAATGCGGGGCAGCTTATTGAAGATGAAGAGTTAAGATCTCAGATAAAAGGTAGTGGTATTGGAACCAGTGCCACTCGGGCAGAGATTCTTAAGAAATTGATTAGTATTCATTATATTGATTTGAATAAAAAGACACAGATTCTAACCCCTACAGGCCTTGGTGAGATTATATATGATATCGTGGATAATTCTATTAATTCTTTATTGAATCCTGAATTGACGGCTTCTTGGGAAAAAGGTTTGGATCTAGTGGCTAATGGTGAGATTAACTCTGAGGAGTATATGGCCAAACTTGAAAAGTATATTATGGATAAAGTACAGCGCGTTATTGGCATGAACAATCAGAATATGCTTTTTGCTAAGTTTAAAGCTATTCCTAAAGAGGTATTGGATAAAACCATTAAGGTTTCTAGTAGTAAGAAGAAGGATTTAGAAGGCTCTAAGAGTAGAGGTAAAGGTATTTGTAAGTGTTTTGCTTGTGAAACAGGTGAGATGTTTGAGAATAGTAAGGCTTTTTTCTGTAGCAACTGGAGAAGTGGGTGTAAGTTTTCTATTTGGAAGGATACGCTGAAACCTTATGGGCAGAAAGTTGATGAGAAGCTTGTTAAGGCTCTTGGTGCAGATGGAGTTGTTAAGGGTGTTGAGTTGATTTTGCCTCAGACTCAGGAGAAGGGGATTGGGGATGTAGTTGTGAATAAGGATTGTAATGGGTCTGCTTTGGAGATTAAGAATTTTAAGAGGGTTTAA
- a CDS encoding ASKHA domain-containing protein, with product MLTISIQLNNDKLNDVISQYHLEDHRDKVYHLSKDLCGCIESKVYYTIINDQENILLKNLNNSSKKNYSSGVAGIITLGSEIDEILEQYKDNPIETHIVDILSNEILLECLYAFKERFVKDNPIKGLSIIYFPGNHLPIELNKEILGAIDTNSTVSINEHYMMKPLNTISFICGEEETKVKEASLCSRCDAVNCPNRKEQIEVTIMDGYKIKKIKVDKNYNLLKALNDNEIYIPQSCTGHKKCGNCKIKVLNPSFEINASDKDLIPEKDLKLGIRLACGIQVNKPLTLSLIKEKDTIKNNTIQIHHKGNEVDDYGIAVDLGTTTVEMALVNLGTREVVGVIKQENDQKRFGLDVLSRAFWASENYNGIKILQKTIINQLNTLIKTLMENGTVKEEQLKKVIIGANTIMSHFIMGLDTEDVVVSPFRPVTTDMHIYTGDLLNINPNIKVIVLPTIASFMGSDILSGMIYTNMNEVDKYSLLIDLGTNGEIVLGKKGEYISCSTAVGPAFEGTHIEKGMGALNGAINIYKSPTDYTVIGNVAPIGLCGSAIIDAIHYLMENNRIDETGLLTDKDMKAYLVEDIYITQQDVRQIQMAKSAVKTGIDILLKETGITYDDIQTVYLTGGFGEYVNRHNAGNIGLIPKMLLTRTKTLHNTSLQGGILSLYEENQLELYKRLSKETKYIELANNSQFQTQFIENINFTK from the coding sequence GTGCTAACAATTTCAATTCAACTTAATAATGATAAATTAAATGATGTTATTAGTCAGTATCATCTAGAAGACCATAGAGATAAAGTATACCATTTGTCTAAGGATTTATGTGGTTGCATTGAGTCAAAAGTCTACTATACTATAATCAATGACCAGGAAAATATACTGTTAAAAAATCTGAACAATAGTAGTAAAAAAAACTATTCTAGTGGGGTAGCAGGTATTATAACATTGGGTAGTGAAATAGATGAAATATTGGAGCAGTATAAAGACAATCCAATAGAAACCCATATTGTAGACATATTAAGCAATGAGATATTGCTAGAATGTTTGTATGCTTTTAAAGAGAGATTTGTAAAAGACAATCCTATAAAAGGTCTGAGTATTATTTATTTTCCGGGAAATCACTTACCTATAGAGCTGAATAAGGAAATTCTAGGTGCAATTGATACCAATAGCACTGTTTCAATAAATGAACATTATATGATGAAACCTCTTAACACCATTTCTTTTATTTGTGGTGAAGAGGAGACTAAGGTGAAAGAGGCTAGTTTATGTAGCAGATGTGATGCTGTAAATTGCCCTAACCGTAAAGAGCAAATTGAAGTCACTATAATGGATGGTTATAAGATAAAAAAGATTAAGGTAGATAAAAATTATAATTTATTAAAAGCATTAAATGATAATGAGATTTATATTCCACAAAGTTGTACAGGTCATAAAAAATGTGGTAATTGCAAAATAAAAGTTTTAAATCCTTCTTTTGAAATTAATGCTTCTGATAAAGACCTTATTCCTGAAAAAGATTTAAAACTGGGCATACGATTGGCTTGTGGGATTCAAGTTAATAAACCATTAACCTTATCTTTAATAAAAGAAAAAGATACCATTAAGAACAATACCATTCAAATCCATCATAAGGGTAATGAAGTGGATGATTATGGTATAGCTGTAGATTTAGGGACGACCACAGTAGAGATGGCATTAGTGAATCTAGGGACAAGGGAAGTTGTAGGGGTTATAAAACAAGAGAATGATCAGAAAAGGTTTGGTTTAGATGTGCTTTCAAGGGCGTTTTGGGCCAGTGAGAATTATAATGGCATAAAAATCCTTCAAAAAACCATAATTAATCAATTGAATACACTCATAAAAACTCTTATGGAAAATGGAACGGTAAAAGAAGAACAACTAAAAAAAGTAATCATAGGTGCCAATACCATTATGTCTCATTTTATAATGGGGCTAGATACAGAAGACGTTGTGGTATCACCTTTTAGACCTGTAACAACGGATATGCATATTTATACAGGGGATTTATTAAATATAAATCCAAATATAAAAGTTATCGTCCTTCCTACCATTGCTTCTTTTATGGGGTCTGATATTCTTTCAGGGATGATATATACAAACATGAATGAAGTTGATAAATATTCATTATTAATAGACCTTGGTACCAATGGAGAAATTGTACTAGGAAAAAAAGGTGAGTATATCAGTTGTTCAACAGCTGTAGGGCCAGCTTTTGAGGGGACACATATTGAAAAAGGTATGGGTGCTTTAAACGGTGCCATTAATATTTATAAAAGTCCTACGGATTATACAGTGATAGGAAATGTAGCGCCTATAGGACTCTGTGGTTCAGCTATAATAGATGCCATTCATTATCTTATGGAAAACAATAGAATAGATGAGACAGGTTTATTAACAGATAAGGATATGAAAGCTTATCTAGTAGAAGATATATATATAACCCAACAAGATGTAAGACAGATTCAAATGGCAAAAAGTGCAGTGAAGACAGGAATTGATATATTGTTAAAAGAAACAGGGATTACTTATGATGATATTCAAACTGTCTATTTAACAGGTGGCTTTGGGGAGTATGTTAACCGTCATAATGCAGGAAATATTGGGTTAATACCGAAGATGTTATTGACTAGAACAAAGACGTTACACAACACTTCATTGCAAGGTGGGATACTTTCCTTGTACGAAGAAAATCAATTAGAATTATATAAAAGATTATCTAAGGAAACAAAATATATAGAGTTGGCTAACAACAGTCAATTTCAAACACAGTTCATAGAGAACATTAACTTTACTAAGTAG
- a CDS encoding cation:proton antiporter: MDLVTSIGLILVLGLIANLIFTRVKLPGLLGMLLLGIFLGPYGLNWLSDEMLMVSADFRKIALIIILLRAGLGIKRDDLNKVGAQALKLSFIPCLVEGFTIAFLAVYFLDFSFIEGGILGFIIAAVSPAVIVPSMLKFIDEGVGEKKGIPTLILAAASVDDIFAITLFSTFFGLYGGQNFNIGLLILGVPVSIILGILFGLIVGSFFIFLFNKYRIRDTKKVLLILGFAILLTTLETIIKNSQFAFEIAGLLGVMTIGFILLEKKPVVAKRLSQKFNKIWVFAEILLFVLVGAQVNISVAWDAGLIGLGLLLLGLVARSIGVMVSTIGSKYDFKEKLFLIIAFMPKATVQAAIGALPMEAGIPSGEIILAIAVLSIIVTAPLGAIGINVGKKWIE, translated from the coding sequence TTGGATCTGGTTACTAGTATTGGTTTGATTCTTGTTCTTGGTTTAATTGCTAATTTGATTTTTACTCGGGTGAAGTTGCCTGGGTTATTGGGGATGCTTTTGTTAGGTATTTTTTTAGGGCCTTATGGGTTGAATTGGTTGAGTGATGAGATGCTTATGGTTTCTGCTGATTTTCGTAAGATTGCTTTGATTATTATTTTGCTTCGTGCGGGTCTTGGGATTAAGAGGGATGATTTGAATAAGGTTGGGGCTCAGGCTCTTAAACTTAGTTTTATTCCTTGTTTGGTTGAAGGGTTTACCATTGCTTTCTTGGCTGTTTATTTCTTAGACTTTTCTTTTATTGAAGGTGGTATTCTTGGGTTTATTATTGCGGCAGTTTCTCCTGCTGTGATTGTTCCTAGTATGTTAAAGTTTATTGATGAAGGTGTTGGAGAGAAGAAAGGGATACCAACTTTGATTCTTGCGGCAGCTTCAGTGGATGATATTTTTGCTATTACTTTGTTTAGTACTTTTTTTGGTTTGTATGGAGGGCAGAATTTTAATATTGGGTTACTCATTTTAGGGGTGCCTGTTTCTATCATTTTAGGCATTCTTTTTGGATTAATTGTAGGTAGTTTTTTTATCTTCTTATTTAATAAATATCGCATAAGAGATACTAAAAAAGTCCTTTTGATATTAGGCTTTGCCATTCTACTGACCACTTTAGAAACTATAATTAAGAATAGTCAATTTGCTTTTGAGATAGCAGGTCTTCTTGGTGTGATGACCATTGGGTTTATTTTATTAGAGAAAAAACCTGTTGTGGCTAAGAGGTTGTCTCAGAAGTTTAATAAGATATGGGTGTTTGCTGAGATTCTACTTTTTGTTTTGGTAGGTGCTCAAGTGAATATAAGTGTGGCATGGGATGCTGGATTAATTGGACTGGGCTTATTATTACTGGGGTTAGTTGCTAGGAGCATAGGTGTTATGGTTTCTACTATAGGATCTAAGTACGATTTTAAAGAAAAACTTTTTTTAATTATTGCTTTTATGCCTAAAGCCACAGTGCAAGCAGCTATTGGAGCATTACCAATGGAAGCTGGCATTCCATCGGGAGAGATTATACTTGCTATTGCAGTGTTGTCCATTATTGTTACAGCGCCTCTAGGGGCTATTGGCATTAATGTTGGTAAGAAATGGATAGAATAA